ACCCCATTGTATTTATCGGTTGGACTGATCATTGAAGAAGGTATGAACGCTTTTGATCTTAAACGAATTCTTCAATCCATGGCCGATGCCGCCAAAAAGGCCGGGGTCCGGATCGTTACCGGAGATACCAAAGTCGTCCCGCGGGGAAAGGTTGACAAAATATTCATTAACACCTCCGGGATCGGGATCCTTCCCGCCGGCGTCAACGTATCGGGAGATAAAGCACTGCCGGGAGATAAAGTTATTGTTTCAGGCACCATTGCCGATCATGGGGTCACGATATTGAGCGAACGCGAAGGACTGAAATTTGATTCCGACGTAAAAAGCGATTCCGCGCCCTTAAACCACATGGTTAAAGCGGTGCTGGAGTCAGGATGCCCGGTGCACGTACTGCGGGATCCCACCCGTGGCGGCCTTGGTACAACATTGAACGAAATCGCTGTCCAGTCAGTTGTTGGAATACGGCTGTTTGAGAACCGGCTGCCGGTGCGCGAACCGGTTAAGGGCATTTGCGAGCTTTTAGGGTTTGACCCCCTGTACCTTGCCAATGAAGGTAAGCTCATTGCTATTGTGCCTGGCACAGATGCAGACAAGGTGCTGGATATAATTCGGCAGGATGAATTCGGCAAAGAGGCTGTGATCATCGGAGAGGTCACAAGCCAAGACCCAGGACGGGTTGTGCTCGAGACATTTATCGGTGGCACCCGGATGGTGGATATGCTGACCGGCGAGCAGTTGCCTAGAATCTGCTGAATTTAACGAAACCTGAATATTGACAAAAAAGCTTTACATCATTAAAATATAAGCATATATTAATGAACTTTTAGGTGTCGCGCAAAATCCACTTTAAGAGAAGGACAACACCATGAAACAGGAAGATCTGGATTATTTTAAAGCGTTGTTGACTGAACGGCTCAATGAGTTGCTCTCCCATGCCGACACAACCGTTACAGGCATGACCGAACCCAAGGAGAACTTTGCTGATCCCACCGACCGTGCGTCCCATGAGGCGGACAGAAGTTTTGAACTGCGCATCCGGGACCGGGAACACAAACTGATTAAAAAAGTCAAAAAAGCATTGGAAAGGATTGAAAACGGAACCTTCGGCCAATGTGAAATGTGTGAGGAAGACATTTCAGTCGCACGACTCAAAGCCCGGCCTGTAACAACCCAGTGCATCAAGTGTAAAACCCGTGAAGAAAACATGGAGAAGGCTCTGGGAATTTAATTCCCCGTTACAGGCTTTACAGCAGGCTTTGATCGATCTTCACACACATTCCACTGCCTCAGACGGCTCCCTGACGCCCAGACAAATCCTTGATCTGGCCAGAGATACCGGCATTGAGGCAGTTGCGCTCACTGACCACGACACCATTGCCGGAATTCTTGAAATAAAAAACATTGTTCATTCATACCCGCTTGAATTTATCACCGGTGTTGAAATTTCGTGTGAGCCCCCTCCTGAATTTAAGTCACTAGGCAGTATTCACATGCTTGGATATGGATTTTCCGTTTATGACTGTAAATTAAACGAGGCATTGACCCGTGCAGCTGAGGCCAGATCCAACCGAAATCCCAAAATAATTGAAAAACTTAATACATTGGGATTTGACATCACGTTGGAAGAGGTGCAAAACCGATTTGGCACACGGCAGACCGGCCGCCCCCACATTGCCGAACTGCTCGTGGAAAAAGGGTACGTTTCTGATTTCCGCAAGGCCTTTGATCTTTACCTTGGTAAAGATAAACCCGCCTATGTTAATAAATTTAAAATATCTTGCAAGGATGCCATCCGCCTGATTCTTGATGCCGGTGGACTGCCGGTCCTGGCCCATCCTGGTATAATAGATTTCCAACATCCCCACGACCTGGATACCTTTGTAAACGTGTTGGTCGAGTACGGTCTTGCAGGCATTGAAGTCTTTTATTCAGGGCACGATTCCGCCCTAAAAAAATACCTGTCCGACATTGTACAAAGTAAAGGCTTGGTAGCGACGGGTGGATCAGATTTTCATGGGAGCTTTAACAAAGGCGTCGATCTTGGCAGGGGCAGAGGCGATTTGAATGTGGACTTGTCTGTGTTCAAAACATTGAACGATCGACTGATTGAAATTCAGACCATTCCCAGACTGGATCTTCTCGAACAAAATCTTGATTACCGATTTCAGTCCCGCGCCTTTTTATCCAATGCCCTGTGTCATCGATCCTATCTTAATGAAAATCAGAATATCTGTGATGCAGACAATGAACGCCTTGAATTTTTAGGCGACGCGGTTTTAGGTCTATGTGTGGGACATCTGCTCATGGAAAAAGATCCTATGAAAAATGAGGGAGATCTGTCCCGCCTTAGATCAAATCTTGTCAGTGAGACAGGCCTTGCGCACATTGCCCGCAGAATTGATCTTGGCCGGTTTATTAAGTTGGGAAAAGGAGAGTCTCTTTCAGGCGGCAGTGACAAAAATTCGATTTTATCAGATGCTTTTGAAGCGGTGGTGGCTGCGGTATATTTGGACGCTGGATTTGACAGGGCACAAACCATGGTGAACCGGCTTTTTAATGATCCGGTACAGCAGATTCTGGCCTCATCCGATTTTATTGATTATAAAAGCGGTCTCCAGGAATTTACCCAGGAACACTTTGGGAAAACGCCTTATTACACCCTGGCCCAGGAGAAAGGCCCGGACCATGACAAAACATTCGAGATCTGTCTGAACCTGGATACGGTTTCAACCATGGGAACCGGAAAAACCAAAAAAGCCGCTGAACAGGATGCTGCTAGAAAAGCGTTGGCTCTTTTGAACCCAGAATCTTAAATTGGCCCTCATGTCCCAGCCTCTGGTAATTCCTTTTTTTATACCCCATCAGGGATGCCCCCATTTATGCATTTTCTGTAACCAGCGACTGATCGCTAAACAAACATTAGAGACCCAGAATTTTTCCAGCGAAGCAGCCCGCCTATCGGATATAATCCAAACCTATCTTCAATTTAAAAAAAACCGGTCTCGTGTGGAATTGGCTTTTTTCGGCGGTAACTTTTTAGGGCTGGAAACTAATAGAATCCACTCCTTACTTGAAACGGCACAGCCATGGCTCCGGCAAGGAGAAATTCACAGCATTCGTTGTTCTACAAGACCTGACACCATCACGCCTCAGATTCTGAATTTTACCCAGCCCTTTGGACTTGAAACCGTGGAACTGGGAGTTCAGTCCATGAATAATCATGTCCTTTCTCTGGCTCAACGTGGACACACCAGTGAGGACACACGAAATGCACTTGCCTTGCTAAAGGCGCACGGTTTTAAAACAGGCGTACAAGTGATGATTGGATTGCCTGGAGATGACGAAGTCGGCGTTGTACGTACCGCCCAAAAGATAGCTGAACTTAAACCGGATCTTGCCAGGATCTATCCGCTTTTGGTCCTGCAAGGCTCCAAGCTCGCTCAATGGTTTAGGACCGGACGATATGTACCGTTAAGTCTTAACGAAGCTGTTGATCAGACAAAAAAAGTTGTCACGATTTTTAAGAATGCAAAAATTGCCTTGGCCCGAATAGGGTTGCAGGCCACACAGATGATGGATGATTCAGAGCAAATGATTGCCGGTCCATGGCACCCAGCGTTTGGCCACCTTGTTTTATCCGCCCTTATGTTTGATCAGGCCTGTGAAAAAATCAATACCGCTCTTATAGGACAAAAGCTGCTTAATCAACGAAACAAAAAAACGGTAGTGCTTCAGGTACACCCACGATCCTTATCCAGACTTCAGGGCAACCGAAAAAGTAATATTACCAGACTTGCCCAAACATACCCGGAAGTATCTTTTGTTATAGAACGGGTTGACGCTATGGACATAGATCAGGTCCATGCTTATATCGTTCGACCATAGCTAGTCGATTCTGAAAAACCTATATACCAAAACTGGTCGGCACCACCCACTACGCATGGGCGGTCGGCCTTAATCCCAACAAAAGTAAAAAATAATCAACCAGCCACCGTAGCAGCTTGCTGATATTCATACCTGCGGCGCTCAGGATCGCATTGATCTTATCCCCGTCTTTACCTTTTAACCGGTTGCGATCCATCCGATGCTCCTGTTTTAAATGTCCGATACTCGGCTCAATTGCTGCTCGTCTTTTCATCCAACGCCATAAACTTTTTGAAGTGCGACCTCTTCGGACTTTATCAACATGAACCTCAATGTCTCCGGTATAGCCATGACCTCGGTACCCTCTATCGACAAAGGATCTTTGGGGCTTCTGTGTAATTCGTTCTACCTGGGCCAGGGTTTCGGATAGCGTATGCCCGTCATATGGATTGCCATGAACGGCCATTGCCCCAACAAACCAACAACCACGACTTGTTGTTGCAACACTGACTTTGCAACCAAACTCGTAGCGTTTATGTGCCTTACCTTTACTGATACATTCAACATGAGGCTCATGGACGCTATAAACTTTGTTCTTGTCCTTCCTTTTTTGGCTCCAAATACGGGTCGCCACATTTAAGAGTTCATCCATCTCTTTATCCGGGGTAGGATACTTCCTTTGAATGTCCCTTATCACACGCCCCAAGTAGGTCTTGAGTTTTTTGGTTGCTTTCTTTGCTCTTTTCATTTGTTTCGCATGCGCATAACGGCTTTGCTTGAGTAACGTTTGCTTGGATAACCGATTGTAATTCTGACGTAGATTGATTTCTCGATCTTTAGCTGCTTTTACCAACCGGTCTCTGGCCCGATCATAAAGCCGTGCATCCGTCGGGAACCGAACATCTTTCTCTTGAACCGTCGTATCCACATTGATGTTGTGAAGCTGGGATTTTTTGACAGCCTTTAGCACCAACCCAGCCTCAATAGTCTTTTTCAAAAGCTCCTCTGCGCCGACTTCGCCTATCCTCTTCCGCCAGCGCGTCATGCTGGATGGGTCACAAGGCAGCTCATGCTCAAAGTATTTCATTCCACTGAAGTACTGCCAATACGGATTTTCTACCCAGCCTTTCACTACCGCTTCATCGCTTAGATTGTAGGTGAACTTCAAGTAATGCAAAGCCGTCATCAGTCTGGTGGAAATCCCAGGCCTTCCGTTATCTTCACAAAAAGTTACACCGAATTTTTTATCTAATGCGTCCCAATCTACTGCTCGGGATAATTTTACCAGGCTGTGGCCAAGGGAGATGATATTTTCGAGTTGGGGCAGGAAAAGATCTCCTTGGTTATCCTCTATAGGTGGTTTTGTCGGTTTCATGATAAAATTTGCAAGAAAACATTAAGGTTAGAATCAATTTCTTGCAAATACCATAGCAAATTTTAGCAATTTTTTCCAGTAAAATCAGTTACTAAAATGCTTTTTCAGTATCGACTAGCTACCATACGCTTAGCCAGACCTGCTAACGATATCTTTGTTTCACATGAAACATTTTGGAGAGATGTTTGAATTTTAAACGAAATATGAACACCGATAGGTTGATCAGATGTTTTATTGCAATCACGATAGACGACCACACTAAGCGTCAACTCGGCCAGGTTCAAAAGGCAATTCGCGCCACCGGCATTCATGCAGGATGGCCTTCATCCAAAAATTTCCATTTAACCCTGAAATTTCTTGGGGACATACCTGAGCAAACGTTGCCCTGCATTAAAACAGTTATCTCTGAATCGATTGCCCAATCACAGTGTTTTGATATCACATTAAACCGGATTGGTTTTTTCCCGAATACACGCTACCCAAAAATAATCTGGATAGGTCCGGACAAGGCAAATCCAGAATTAATGACTTTAAAGCAAACCATCGATACTAAACTAAAAAGATGCCACCAATGTACTAAAGAAACAAAATTTTCACCCCACATCACTCTATCTCGGATACGCCATCAAGTAAGCCCGAGCAAATTACAAAAAGTTCTTAAACTGAAAACTGGTGCCATTATCTATTCTGTAGACCAGGTGCACCTGATAAAAAGTCGACTTTCTCCCTCTGGGGCTGTGCATACGTCTATATTTCAGGGCAACATGAAAGCTTCATGACTTTTACAACGATGGGGTAAATTGTAATTCAGGATACTGTCCTTTACGATACACCTCTTTAACCTTAAAGCCTTTTCCATCGTCTGAGAGAGACATCACACGATAAACACCACCCAATACGGTGCCGGCATAAGCTTTTCCTTTAATCTCTATAATTGAAACGCCTTTTTCCTTTTTTGCTTTTTCCAAATATGCAAAAAGCGTTTTTTCATGTGAAAGAATCTCTTTTTCTGTCAATGCGGTAGAAATGGCAATTTTTTTTTCAAGCTCATCAACATACATATCATGCTCTTTTTTGGAAGAATTCATTGCTTTTAATGAAGCAAGGGAGGTGTTCATACGCTTCTCGTAAGATGAAATCAACATCCGGATGTTGGTTAAAATTTTTTCATTTATCTGTTGCTTTTTTTTATCAAGCTCAGATAACAGCTTATCTTTTTTTTTCTTGGCGTTGTCATGAAATGTCTTAAGCTCGATCATTTTCTGAAAAATTTTTTCCGATTGGGATTTGTGGTCGTACTTTTCATCTTTGAGAATATCTAATTTGTTGTAAATAGCATTTATTTTATCCAGAATGTCTACTGAGAGTGCAATGACATGCTGTTCGCCGCCTGCGACAATTATACTTGGCTTTGACCGTTCACTCCCAACGCCTGCCAAAACGATTCCATTCTTGGCATAAATTTTTGATGAAATCGATCTGCATTTCGGACTTTCAAATTTTCCAGCACATCTGATTTGAGCGTCAATGATCTCATTTTGAACATATACATTGCCAAAGGTTTCTATTGTACTGTTGTGTATATACCTGGCATAAACATCACCTTCGGCACGAATCGTCGCATCTGTAATACCAACTCTGGCATGAACATCACCTATGGCATCTATATTTGTGCCCCGGATTTCCTCAGCGCTTAAATTGCCTGCTGTTACTATATATGCGCCGGTAATGGTGCCTGATACCGACAAATCGGCATAGGGTTCAATAGGACCGTAACGGTAATCCGCATCTTCCAGAACATGGACCTCAGGATGTACATATACTTTTCTGGCAGCTGAAAGCGTCGCCTTTCCTGATTGTGCCGAAAGAATTTTTAATTTATTCCGAGACCATCTCGTATTTTCGCCGCAACGAACAGGAAAATTATTTTCTTGTGCAGCGTTTG
This window of the uncultured Desulfobacter sp. genome carries:
- a CDS encoding IS5 family transposase, with product MKPTKPPIEDNQGDLFLPQLENIISLGHSLVKLSRAVDWDALDKKFGVTFCEDNGRPGISTRLMTALHYLKFTYNLSDEAVVKGWVENPYWQYFSGMKYFEHELPCDPSSMTRWRKRIGEVGAEELLKKTIEAGLVLKAVKKSQLHNINVDTTVQEKDVRFPTDARLYDRARDRLVKAAKDREINLRQNYNRLSKQTLLKQSRYAHAKQMKRAKKATKKLKTYLGRVIRDIQRKYPTPDKEMDELLNVATRIWSQKRKDKNKVYSVHEPHVECISKGKAHKRYEFGCKVSVATTSRGCWFVGAMAVHGNPYDGHTLSETLAQVERITQKPQRSFVDRGYRGHGYTGDIEVHVDKVRRGRTSKSLWRWMKRRAAIEPSIGHLKQEHRMDRNRLKGKDGDKINAILSAAGMNISKLLRWLVDYFLLLLGLRPTAHA
- the hypE gene encoding hydrogenase expression/formation protein HypE — protein: MKDNDTILLDHGAGGKVSHAMFSELILPLFDNKLLAKQDDGAVFDIPAGRMAFSTDSYTVDPIFFPGGNIGELAVNGTVNDVAMCGATPLYLSVGLIIEEGMNAFDLKRILQSMADAAKKAGVRIVTGDTKVVPRGKVDKIFINTSGIGILPAGVNVSGDKALPGDKVIVSGTIADHGVTILSEREGLKFDSDVKSDSAPLNHMVKAVLESGCPVHVLRDPTRGGLGTTLNEIAVQSVVGIRLFENRLPVREPVKGICELLGFDPLYLANEGKLIAIVPGTDADKVLDIIRQDEFGKEAVIIGEVTSQDPGRVVLETFIGGTRMVDMLTGEQLPRIC
- a CDS encoding FapA family protein is translated as MKSEIDNIKAEQAGNIPTLADLALKYGTISKDQHDYLIKLFAFKKERVDFEDLLRDEGMATQYQLGLLKLIREYQIVRKSGEEFGKIAIDKGLASKVDINQALELQKKEFKKSRHKKLIGDILVEAQILTTKQKNLILKEQALFNKQDYDLSYEKSKIYDVSEEGRDKNDEKRSEIRIIVSSDRMTAWMEKGPSDGNAITLNQVKDAVRADGIVNGVYPDAFIQCFLEAGVNKFPVARVDWYNFLMSQSNFSLYINEDNGNPAEKKKGEVLVEQNNAVIEVQIESVYGETANAAQENNFPVRCGENTRWSRNKLKILSAQSGKATLSAARKVYVHPEVHVLEDADYRYGPIEPYADLSVSGTITGAYIVTAGNLSAEEIRGTNIDAIGDVHARVGITDATIRAEGDVYARYIHNSTIETFGNVYVQNEIIDAQIRCAGKFESPKCRSISSKIYAKNGIVLAGVGSERSKPSIIVAGGEQHVIALSVDILDKINAIYNKLDILKDEKYDHKSQSEKIFQKMIELKTFHDNAKKKKDKLLSELDKKKQQINEKILTNIRMLISSYEKRMNTSLASLKAMNSSKKEHDMYVDELEKKIAISTALTEKEILSHEKTLFAYLEKAKKEKGVSIIEIKGKAYAGTVLGGVYRVMSLSDDGKGFKVKEVYRKGQYPELQFTPSL
- a CDS encoding radical SAM protein, with amino-acid sequence MSQPLVIPFFIPHQGCPHLCIFCNQRLIAKQTLETQNFSSEAARLSDIIQTYLQFKKNRSRVELAFFGGNFLGLETNRIHSLLETAQPWLRQGEIHSIRCSTRPDTITPQILNFTQPFGLETVELGVQSMNNHVLSLAQRGHTSEDTRNALALLKAHGFKTGVQVMIGLPGDDEVGVVRTAQKIAELKPDLARIYPLLVLQGSKLAQWFRTGRYVPLSLNEAVDQTKKVVTIFKNAKIALARIGLQATQMMDDSEQMIAGPWHPAFGHLVLSALMFDQACEKINTALIGQKLLNQRNKKTVVLQVHPRSLSRLQGNRKSNITRLAQTYPEVSFVIERVDAMDIDQVHAYIVRP
- the dksA gene encoding RNA polymerase-binding protein DksA — encoded protein: MKQEDLDYFKALLTERLNELLSHADTTVTGMTEPKENFADPTDRASHEADRSFELRIRDREHKLIKKVKKALERIENGTFGQCEMCEEDISVARLKARPVTTQCIKCKTREENMEKALGI
- the rnc gene encoding ribonuclease III: MKKTWRRLWEFNSPLQALQQALIDLHTHSTASDGSLTPRQILDLARDTGIEAVALTDHDTIAGILEIKNIVHSYPLEFITGVEISCEPPPEFKSLGSIHMLGYGFSVYDCKLNEALTRAAEARSNRNPKIIEKLNTLGFDITLEEVQNRFGTRQTGRPHIAELLVEKGYVSDFRKAFDLYLGKDKPAYVNKFKISCKDAIRLILDAGGLPVLAHPGIIDFQHPHDLDTFVNVLVEYGLAGIEVFYSGHDSALKKYLSDIVQSKGLVATGGSDFHGSFNKGVDLGRGRGDLNVDLSVFKTLNDRLIEIQTIPRLDLLEQNLDYRFQSRAFLSNALCHRSYLNENQNICDADNERLEFLGDAVLGLCVGHLLMEKDPMKNEGDLSRLRSNLVSETGLAHIARRIDLGRFIKLGKGESLSGGSDKNSILSDAFEAVVAAVYLDAGFDRAQTMVNRLFNDPVQQILASSDFIDYKSGLQEFTQEHFGKTPYYTLAQEKGPDHDKTFEICLNLDTVSTMGTGKTKKAAEQDAARKALALLNPES
- the thpR gene encoding RNA 2',3'-cyclic phosphodiesterase codes for the protein MNFKRNMNTDRLIRCFIAITIDDHTKRQLGQVQKAIRATGIHAGWPSSKNFHLTLKFLGDIPEQTLPCIKTVISESIAQSQCFDITLNRIGFFPNTRYPKIIWIGPDKANPELMTLKQTIDTKLKRCHQCTKETKFSPHITLSRIRHQVSPSKLQKVLKLKTGAIIYSVDQVHLIKSRLSPSGAVHTSIFQGNMKAS